In Camelus dromedarius isolate mCamDro1 chromosome 24, mCamDro1.pat, whole genome shotgun sequence, one genomic interval encodes:
- the POP7 gene encoding ribonuclease P protein subunit p20 isoform X2 — protein MAENREPRGAVETELDPVEYTLRKRLPHRLPRRPNDIYVNMKTDFKAQLVRCQKLLDGGARGQNACTEIYIHGLGLAINRAINIALQLQAGSFGSLQVAANTSTVELVDELEPETDTREPLTRIRNNSAIHIRVFRVTPK, from the coding sequence ATGGCCGAAAACCGAGAGCCCCGCGGGGCCGTGGAGACTGAGCTGGACCCGGTGGAGTACACCCTGCGGAAGCGGCTTCCCCACCGTCTGCCCCGGAGGCCCAATGACATTTATGTCAACATGAAGACTGACTTTAAGGCTCAGCTGGTCCGCTGCCAGAAGCTGCTGGACGGAGGGGCGCGGGGTCAGAACGCATGCACTGAGATCTACATTCACGGCTTGGGCCTGGCCATCAACCGCGCCATCAACATTGCCCTCCAGCTGCAGGCTGGCAGCTTCGGGTCCTTGCAGGTGGCTGCCAATACTTCTACCGTGGAGCTTGTTGATGAGCTGGAACCAGAGACGGATACGCGAGAGCCGCTGACTCGCATCCGCAACAACTCGGCCATCCACATCCGCGTCTTCAGGGTCACACCCAAGTAA
- the POP7 gene encoding ribonuclease P protein subunit p20 isoform X1, with protein sequence MNEQELGLGRCGSLRAHNMAENREPRGAVETELDPVEYTLRKRLPHRLPRRPNDIYVNMKTDFKAQLVRCQKLLDGGARGQNACTEIYIHGLGLAINRAINIALQLQAGSFGSLQVAANTSTVELVDELEPETDTREPLTRIRNNSAIHIRVFRVTPK encoded by the exons ATGAATGAACAAGAACTGGGGTTGGGGAGATGCGGGAGCTTGAG AGCACACAACATGGCCGAAAACCGAGAGCCCCGCGGGGCCGTGGAGACTGAGCTGGACCCGGTGGAGTACACCCTGCGGAAGCGGCTTCCCCACCGTCTGCCCCGGAGGCCCAATGACATTTATGTCAACATGAAGACTGACTTTAAGGCTCAGCTGGTCCGCTGCCAGAAGCTGCTGGACGGAGGGGCGCGGGGTCAGAACGCATGCACTGAGATCTACATTCACGGCTTGGGCCTGGCCATCAACCGCGCCATCAACATTGCCCTCCAGCTGCAGGCTGGCAGCTTCGGGTCCTTGCAGGTGGCTGCCAATACTTCTACCGTGGAGCTTGTTGATGAGCTGGAACCAGAGACGGATACGCGAGAGCCGCTGACTCGCATCCGCAACAACTCGGCCATCCACATCCGCGTCTTCAGGGTCACACCCAAGTAA